A region of Streptomyces sp. NBC_01267 DNA encodes the following proteins:
- a CDS encoding TetR/AcrR family transcriptional regulator, which translates to MAEHRTMQRSALLDAARTLLSEGGTEALTFPALAERTGLARSSVYEYFRSRAAVVEELCAVDFPVWAAEIEAAMEQAPTPEDKVEAYVRQQLALVGDQRHRAVVAISASELDAGAREKIRAAHGGLIAMIVEALQALDHDQPRLAAMLLQGVVDAAVRRIETGAVEDPGAVADAAVAMALRGVRG; encoded by the coding sequence GTGGCCGAACACCGAACCATGCAGCGCAGCGCCCTGCTGGACGCGGCCCGCACCCTGCTCTCCGAAGGCGGTACGGAGGCGCTGACCTTCCCCGCTCTCGCCGAGCGCACCGGCCTCGCGCGCTCCTCCGTGTACGAGTACTTCCGCTCACGCGCCGCCGTCGTGGAAGAGCTCTGTGCTGTCGACTTCCCCGTCTGGGCGGCGGAGATCGAGGCTGCCATGGAGCAGGCTCCGACGCCGGAGGACAAGGTCGAGGCGTATGTGCGTCAGCAGTTGGCGCTCGTCGGCGATCAGCGGCACCGGGCCGTGGTGGCCATCTCCGCCAGTGAACTGGACGCGGGTGCCCGCGAGAAGATCCGTGCCGCCCACGGCGGGCTGATCGCGATGATCGTCGAAGCGCTCCAGGCGCTCGACCACGATCAGCCGCGGCTGGCGGCGATGCTGCTCCAAGGGGTCGTCGACGCGGCGGTGCGCCGGATCGAGACGGGAGCGGTGGAAGATCCCGGTGCGGTCGCCGACGCTGCCGTCGCGATGGCGCTGAGAGGGGTCCGCGGCTGA
- the rpsB gene encoding 30S ribosomal protein S2 — protein MAVVTMRELLESGVHFGHQTRRWNPKMKRFIFTERNGIYIIDLLQSLSYIDRAYEFVKETVAHGGSIMFVGTKKQAQEAIAEQATRVGMPYVNQRWLGGMLTNFSTVYKRLQRLKELEQIDFEDVAASGLTKKELLVLSREKAKLEKTLGGIREMQKVPSAVWIVDTKKEHIAVGEARKLHIPVVAILDTNCDPDEVDYKIPGNDDAIRSVTLLTRVIADAVAEGLIARSGAATGDQKPGEKAASEPLAEWERDLLDGEKKDGAEAVQTSAETEKVADAAETPAEAVAEAPAAEAPAAEAAPAADAEQA, from the coding sequence ATGGCCGTCGTCACGATGCGGGAGCTGCTGGAAAGCGGCGTCCACTTCGGTCACCAGACCCGTCGTTGGAACCCGAAGATGAAGCGCTTCATCTTCACGGAGCGCAACGGCATCTACATCATCGACCTGCTCCAGTCGCTGTCGTACATCGACCGCGCCTACGAGTTCGTCAAGGAGACCGTTGCCCACGGCGGCTCCATCATGTTCGTGGGTACGAAGAAGCAGGCCCAGGAAGCCATCGCCGAGCAGGCGACGCGCGTGGGTATGCCGTACGTCAACCAGCGTTGGCTCGGCGGCATGCTGACCAACTTCTCCACCGTCTACAAGCGCCTTCAGCGTCTGAAGGAGCTTGAGCAGATCGACTTCGAGGACGTGGCCGCCTCCGGCCTCACCAAGAAGGAGCTCCTGGTCCTCTCGCGTGAGAAGGCCAAGCTGGAGAAGACCCTCGGTGGTATCCGCGAAATGCAGAAGGTGCCCAGCGCCGTCTGGATCGTCGACACCAAGAAGGAGCACATCGCCGTCGGTGAGGCGCGCAAGCTCCACATCCCGGTCGTCGCGATCCTCGACACCAACTGCGACCCCGACGAGGTCGACTACAAGATCCCGGGCAACGACGACGCGATCCGTTCCGTCACCCTGCTCACCCGCGTGATCGCCGACGCCGTCGCCGAGGGCCTCATCGCCCGCTCCGGCGCTGCGACCGGCGACCAGAAGCCGGGCGAGAAGGCCGCGTCCGAGCCGCTCGCCGAGTGGGAGCGTGACCTGCTCGACGGTGAGAAGAAGGACGGCGCCGAGGCCGTCCAGACCTCCGCCGAGACCGAGAAGGTCGCGGACGCCGCGGAGACCCCGGCCGAGGCCGTCGCCGAGGCGCCCGCCGCCGAGGCGCCCGCCGCCGAGGCCGCTCCGGCCGCGGACGCCGAGCAGGCCTGA
- the tsf gene encoding translation elongation factor Ts — protein MANYTAADVKKLRELTGAGMMDCKKALDEADGSVDKAVEALRIKGQKGVAKREGRSAENGAVVTLIADDNTSGVLVELKCETDFVAKGDKFQAVANAIAAHVAATSPADIATLLASEIEAGKTVQAFVDEANANLGEKIVLDRFAQFSGAYVTSYMHRTMPDLPPQIGVLVELDKADAELARGIAQHIAAFAPKYLDREDVPAEVVAAERRVAEETTRAEGKPEAALPKIVEGRVNGFFKEATLLGQPYALDNKKSVQKVLDEAGVSLKRFSRIKVGI, from the coding sequence ATGGCGAACTACACCGCCGCTGACGTCAAGAAGCTCCGTGAGCTCACCGGCGCCGGCATGATGGACTGCAAGAAGGCGCTCGACGAGGCCGACGGCAGTGTCGACAAGGCCGTCGAGGCGCTCCGCATCAAGGGTCAGAAGGGCGTCGCCAAGCGCGAGGGCCGCTCCGCCGAGAACGGCGCCGTCGTCACCCTCATCGCCGACGACAACACCTCCGGTGTCCTCGTCGAGTTGAAGTGCGAGACGGACTTCGTCGCCAAGGGTGACAAGTTCCAGGCCGTCGCCAACGCGATCGCCGCGCACGTCGCCGCGACCTCGCCCGCCGACATCGCGACGCTGCTCGCGTCCGAGATCGAGGCCGGCAAGACCGTCCAGGCGTTCGTGGACGAGGCCAACGCCAACCTCGGCGAGAAGATCGTCCTGGACCGCTTCGCGCAGTTCTCGGGCGCCTACGTGACCTCGTACATGCACCGCACCATGCCCGACCTGCCCCCGCAGATCGGTGTCCTGGTCGAGCTGGACAAGGCCGACGCCGAGCTCGCCCGCGGTATTGCCCAGCACATCGCCGCCTTCGCGCCGAAGTACCTGGACCGGGAAGACGTTCCGGCCGAGGTCGTCGCGGCCGAGCGCCGCGTCGCCGAGGAGACCACGCGCGCCGAGGGCAAGCCCGAGGCCGCCCTCCCGAAGATCGTCGAGGGTCGGGTCAACGGCTTCTTCAAGGAGGCCACCCTCCTTGGCCAGCCGTACGCCCTGGACAACAAGAAGTCCGTCCAGAAGGTTCTGGACGAGGCCGGTGTCTCCCTGAAGCGCTTCTCGCGCATCAAGGTCGGCATCTGA
- the pyrH gene encoding UMP kinase — translation MEQADKADQSDNGKKYGRFMLKLSGEAFAGGGGLGVDPDVVHAIAREIAAVVRDGAEIAVVIGGGNFFRGAELQQRGMDRARSDYMGMLGTVMNCLALQDFLEKEGIDSRVQTAITMGQVAEPYIPLRAVRHLEKGRVVIFGAGMGMPYFSTDTTAAQRALEIDAEALLMGKNGVDGVYDSDPKKNPGAVKFDALEYSEVLSRDLKVADATAITLCRDNSLPILVFELLASGNIARAVKGEKIGTLVNDQGTRA, via the coding sequence ATGGAACAGGCCGATAAAGCCGATCAGAGCGACAACGGCAAGAAGTACGGCCGCTTCATGCTGAAGCTGTCCGGCGAGGCGTTCGCGGGTGGCGGAGGCCTCGGCGTCGACCCCGACGTCGTACACGCCATCGCCCGCGAGATCGCGGCGGTCGTCCGTGACGGCGCGGAGATCGCGGTCGTCATCGGCGGCGGCAACTTCTTCCGCGGTGCCGAGCTCCAGCAGCGCGGCATGGACCGGGCCCGCTCCGACTACATGGGCATGCTCGGCACGGTCATGAACTGCCTCGCCCTCCAGGACTTCCTGGAGAAGGAGGGCATCGATTCCCGCGTCCAGACCGCCATCACCATGGGGCAGGTCGCGGAGCCGTACATCCCGCTGCGCGCCGTGCGGCATCTGGAGAAGGGACGCGTCGTCATCTTCGGCGCGGGCATGGGCATGCCGTACTTCTCCACCGACACCACGGCCGCGCAGCGCGCTCTGGAGATCGACGCCGAGGCGCTGCTCATGGGCAAGAACGGCGTGGACGGGGTCTACGACTCCGACCCGAAGAAGAACCCCGGTGCGGTGAAGTTCGACGCGCTGGAGTACAGCGAGGTCCTCTCGCGCGACCTCAAGGTCGCCGACGCCACCGCTATCACTCTCTGCCGTGACAACAGCCTGCCCATCCTCGTCTTCGAGCTGCTCGCCTCGGGCAACATCGCGCGTGCCGTCAAGGGTGAGAAGATCGGGACTCTTGTGAACGACCAGGGCACCCGGGCCTGA
- the frr gene encoding ribosome recycling factor: MIEETLLEAEEKMEKAVVVAKEDFAAIRTGRAHPAMFSKIVADYYGALTPINQLASFSVPEARMAVVTPFDKSALRNIEQAIRDSDLGVNPSNDGNIIRVTFPELTGERRKEYTKVARTKAEDSKISIRSIRRKAKETIDKMIKDGEVGEDEGRRAEKELDDTTARYVAQVDELLKHKEAELLEV, encoded by the coding sequence GTGATCGAAGAGACCCTCCTCGAGGCCGAGGAGAAGATGGAGAAGGCCGTCGTGGTCGCCAAGGAGGACTTCGCTGCGATCCGCACCGGGCGTGCGCACCCGGCGATGTTCAGCAAGATCGTGGCGGATTACTACGGCGCGTTGACCCCGATCAACCAGCTCGCCTCGTTCTCCGTGCCCGAGGCGCGGATGGCCGTGGTGACCCCGTTCGACAAGAGCGCCCTGCGCAACATCGAGCAGGCGATCCGTGACTCGGACCTCGGCGTCAACCCCAGCAACGACGGAAACATCATCCGTGTGACGTTCCCCGAGCTGACCGGTGAGCGCCGCAAGGAGTACACCAAGGTCGCCAGGACCAAGGCCGAGGACTCCAAGATCTCGATCCGTTCCATCCGCCGTAAGGCCAAGGAGACGATCGACAAGATGATCAAGGACGGCGAGGTCGGCGAGGACGAGGGCCGCCGCGCCGAGAAGGAGCTCGACGACACCACCGCGAGGTACGTCGCGCAGGTGGACGAGCTGCTCAAGCACAAGGAAGCCGAGCTGCTCGAGGTCTGA
- a CDS encoding phosphatidate cytidylyltransferase: MNDSSWGAPQSGHSVGEWRQAPDQGPVPAGPAYGEHEVEQTRPMPIVPDAGRDAEDHDRAEHARAAHDRGATRPSGPLFRDEMPQEPMSAPPPPPEKKKAGRDLRSAIGVGVGLGVVVVASLFIWKAAFVGVIAVAVVVGLWELTSRLDERKGIKAPLVPLAVGGAAMVVAGYARGAEGAWVAMALTALAVLVWRMAASPEGYLRDVTAGVFAAFYVPFLATFVALLLTSDDGPWRVLTFLLLTVVSDTGAYAIGWRFGKHKLAPRISPGKTREGLVGAVTFAMVAGALCMQFLIDDGQWWQGLLLGLAVAASATLGDLGESMIKRDLGIKDMGTLLPGHGGIMDRLDSLLPTAPVVWLLMVLFVGS; the protein is encoded by the coding sequence ATGAACGACTCTTCCTGGGGTGCCCCGCAGAGCGGCCACTCCGTCGGGGAATGGCGACAGGCCCCCGACCAGGGGCCTGTCCCGGCGGGTCCCGCCTACGGCGAGCACGAAGTTGAGCAGACTCGGCCCATGCCCATCGTGCCCGACGCAGGCAGAGACGCCGAAGATCACGACCGTGCGGAACACGCACGTGCCGCACACGACCGGGGGGCCACTCGCCCGAGTGGCCCCCTGTTCCGTGACGAGATGCCGCAGGAGCCCATGTCCGCCCCGCCGCCGCCCCCCGAGAAGAAGAAAGCCGGCCGTGATCTGCGGTCCGCGATAGGGGTCGGTGTCGGTCTCGGGGTGGTGGTCGTCGCTTCGCTCTTCATCTGGAAGGCCGCGTTCGTCGGAGTGATCGCGGTCGCGGTGGTCGTCGGTCTCTGGGAGCTGACCTCCCGGCTCGACGAGCGCAAGGGCATCAAGGCTCCGCTGGTACCGCTCGCGGTGGGCGGCGCCGCCATGGTCGTCGCCGGGTACGCCCGCGGTGCGGAGGGCGCCTGGGTCGCCATGGCGCTCACCGCGCTGGCGGTACTGGTGTGGCGGATGGCCGCGTCGCCCGAGGGATACCTCAGGGACGTCACGGCGGGCGTGTTCGCCGCGTTCTACGTGCCGTTCCTCGCGACCTTCGTGGCGCTGCTGCTCACGTCGGACGACGGACCCTGGCGGGTGCTCACCTTCCTGCTGCTGACCGTGGTCAGCGACACCGGGGCGTACGCGATCGGCTGGCGCTTCGGCAAGCACAAGCTCGCACCGCGCATCAGCCCCGGCAAGACCCGCGAGGGACTGGTCGGTGCGGTCACCTTCGCGATGGTGGCGGGCGCGCTGTGCATGCAGTTCCTGATCGACGACGGGCAGTGGTGGCAGGGTCTGCTGCTCGGCCTCGCCGTCGCGGCCAGCGCCACCCTCGGTGACCTGGGCGAGTCCATGATCAAGAGGGATCTCGGGATCAAGGACATGGGCACGCTGCTGCCGGGCCACGGCGGCATCATGGACCGGCTGGACTCCCTGCTGCCCACGGCTCCGGTCGTATGGCTGCTGATGGTGCTGTTCGTGGGCTCCTGA
- a CDS encoding outer membrane protein assembly factor BamB family protein gives MRSHAGTHREPSTSRAGTGTCTLDPSTGHKKWTLEKDLSTPHTTQIVVAGGLVFVGRTAPPDGIVHAFDADDGSERWSTSTWSGRSEATLGDGLVTAYGFVYVSTADGVVALDAATGAAPSPA, from the coding sequence ATCCGTTCGCACGCGGGAACGCACCGCGAACCGTCTACTTCGCGTGCCGGGACAGGCACATGTACGCTCGACCCGTCGACGGGACACAAGAAGTGGACCCTCGAGAAGGACCTCTCGACGCCGCACACCACGCAGATCGTGGTGGCGGGGGGCCTGGTCTTCGTCGGCAGGACCGCCCCCCCCGACGGCATCGTTCATGCCTTCGACGCCGATGACGGCTCCGAGCGCTGGTCCACCTCGACCTGGTCCGGCAGGTCCGAAGCCACGCTGGGCGACGGCTTGGTCACGGCGTACGGCTTCGTGTATGTCAGCACTGCGGACGGTGTGGTGGCCCTCGACGCGGCCACGGGCGCGGCGCCGAGCCCGGCCTGA
- a CDS encoding histone deacetylase, with amino-acid sequence MPSRSVPVELRGVLYFATESPVWGGGRAFYDPEQEGRVYARAYLVSAAQFADIAAQEMYRSPGEDLDLSAVLTSGVAQLGSGRYETLVCAGQMDGLPVLTFTAPWGADDVTLVPPSRAYVSFVASGLLEAGAWDADTVAAYVASSRGAAGHWSEEAIRGLIAE; translated from the coding sequence ATGCCCAGTCGATCCGTGCCCGTGGAGCTGAGAGGCGTCCTCTACTTCGCCACGGAATCGCCGGTCTGGGGCGGCGGACGAGCCTTCTACGACCCGGAACAGGAGGGACGGGTCTATGCCCGCGCCTACCTTGTCTCGGCGGCGCAGTTCGCGGACATCGCCGCTCAGGAGATGTACAGGAGCCCCGGCGAAGACCTCGATCTCAGCGCGGTCCTCACCTCGGGCGTCGCGCAGCTGGGGAGTGGGCGGTACGAGACTCTGGTGTGCGCGGGGCAGATGGACGGACTGCCCGTTCTCACCTTCACAGCCCCTTGGGGAGCCGACGACGTGACCTTGGTGCCGCCCTCTCGTGCCTACGTGAGTTTCGTCGCTTCCGGCCTGCTTGAGGCCGGGGCCTGGGACGCGGACACGGTGGCGGCCTACGTCGCTTCGTCGCGCGGGGCCGCCGGTCACTGGTCGGAAGAGGCGATCCGGGGCCTGATCGCGGAGTGA
- the rlmN gene encoding 23S rRNA (adenine(2503)-C(2))-methyltransferase RlmN — protein sequence MPKPGELTFVAPRGAKKPPLHLADLTPAERKDAVAETGEKPFRAKQLSQHYFARYAHDPAEWTDIPAASREKLREALLPELMSVVRHISCDDDTTRKTLWKLHDGTLVESVLMRYPDRVTMCISSQAGCGMNCPFCATGQAGLDRNLSTAEIVHQIVDGMRALRDGEVPGGPARLSNIVFMGMGEPLANYKRVVGSIRRLTDPEPDGLGLSQRGITVSTVGLVPAMLRFADEGFKCRLAVSLHAPDDELRDTLVPVNTRWKVREVLDAAWEYAEKSGRRVSIEYALIRDINDQAWRGDRLGRLLKGKPVHVNLIPLNPTPGSKWTASRPEDERAFVSAIAAHGVPVTVRDTRGQEIDGACGQLAASER from the coding sequence ATGCCTAAGCCCGGAGAACTCACTTTCGTCGCGCCCCGCGGAGCCAAGAAGCCCCCGCTCCACCTCGCCGACCTCACGCCCGCCGAGCGCAAGGACGCCGTGGCCGAGACCGGCGAGAAGCCGTTCCGCGCCAAGCAGCTGTCGCAGCACTACTTCGCGCGGTACGCCCACGACCCCGCCGAGTGGACCGACATCCCGGCCGCTTCGCGCGAGAAGCTGCGGGAGGCGCTGCTCCCCGAGCTGATGAGTGTCGTGCGGCACATCAGCTGCGACGACGACACCACCCGTAAGACGCTCTGGAAGCTGCACGACGGCACGCTCGTCGAGTCGGTGCTGATGCGCTACCCGGACCGGGTGACCATGTGCATCTCCTCGCAGGCGGGCTGCGGTATGAACTGCCCCTTCTGCGCCACGGGGCAGGCGGGCCTGGACCGGAATCTGTCGACCGCCGAGATCGTGCACCAGATCGTCGACGGGATGCGCGCGCTGCGTGACGGTGAGGTCCCCGGAGGTCCCGCGCGGCTCTCCAACATCGTCTTCATGGGCATGGGCGAGCCGCTCGCCAACTACAAGCGGGTCGTCGGTTCCATCCGTCGGCTGACCGATCCCGAGCCCGACGGGCTCGGCCTTTCGCAGCGCGGGATCACCGTCTCCACGGTGGGCCTGGTGCCCGCGATGCTGCGCTTCGCCGACGAGGGCTTCAAGTGCCGCCTCGCGGTCTCGCTGCACGCCCCCGACGACGAGCTGCGCGACACCCTCGTCCCGGTGAACACCCGCTGGAAGGTACGCGAGGTGCTGGACGCGGCGTGGGAGTACGCGGAGAAGTCCGGCCGCCGGGTCTCGATCGAGTACGCCCTGATCCGCGACATCAACGACCAGGCGTGGCGCGGTGACCGGCTCGGCCGCCTGCTCAAGGGCAAGCCGGTGCACGTCAACCTGATCCCGCTGAATCCGACGCCGGGCTCCAAGTGGACCGCGTCCAGGCCGGAGGACGAGCGGGCGTTCGTGTCCGCGATCGCCGCACACGGTGTGCCGGTGACCGTGCGGGACACCCGTGGCCA